In the Halorussus salinus genome, ATTTCATACGCTAGTAGACGGGGAATAACCCAAGAAAGGGGCCATTAAACCTATTCGTCGCCACGGCGAATCCGAGACGAGGTCCGGCGAGCCCGGCGTCGCCAGTCGATTTTCACGCGAGGTATTGTTTAAGATTCACAAGGGCGTAGAACCCAAAACCGACTCCGAAATTCGTTTAGAATTGTCGAACTGACCGCTGGAAGTCTCCAGATAATCCGTGATTTCCCCCCGTTACTAACGTTAAAATTAAGTAGGGGTAAAACGTTTGTCGGTACATGGAGACCGAATCGAATTTACTCGACCAAGAAATCGCCGAAATCCTTCGGACGGTCATCGACGAAGCGCCCGAATCGATGCTCGTCGTCAACCCGTCGAAGAACGCTATCGAAGAACTGATCACCGTCGCCACGGAGTACGAGGGCGACCTGCCGGAACTCCGCATGCTCGCGGAGTCGGGTACGCTGAAAGACGTGATGGAGGACTTCATCGTCGGCAGTAACGCGGCCGACCTCATCGACGCGGGGTCGCTCTCGCTTCGCACCACCGACGACGTGCCGAGCAACTCTCTGCTCGTCACCGACGAAGTCGTCATCGCGCTCGTGACCGCGGACGACCGTGTGGGCGGCCTCACGGCCGACGACGAGGAGTTCGTCGCAGAAGCCTACGACTCGTACTCCGCGCAGTTCGAGGCCGCCGACGAGTTCTCGCTGCGCACGCCGCCGCTCTCGCGCGTCCGCGACACGCTCGGCGAGGAGATCAGCCCCGACGCCCAGAACGACTTCGACGCGGTTCTCTCCTCGATGGAGACCGCGCGCGGAGACGGCGACGGACTCGACGAGGTTACCATCAGTCTCCTCGTCGCGGCGAAGAACGAGGCCCTGCTGTACGACATCAGCAAGTGGGGCGAGGACGTTGGCATCGCCAGCAAGGCGACGTTCTCGCGGACGAAGACGAAGCTCGAAGACATGGGCCTCATCGGGACCGAGAAGGTTCCCATCGACGTGGGTCGCCCGCGCCTGCGCCTGAAGTTGGCCAACGACGAACTCCGTAATGCGGACACCGACCAGCTCGCCAGCGCGGCCCAGAGCCTGCTGCACTGACCACGAACTCGCACTTTTTCGCGCGGTAGCCCCCAAGCGATAGCACCGCGTTTTTCCGGTCTCCGTTCCTCGATGTCGTCATGAACCGACCGACAGTCGGACTCGTCGGCGAGGGTCCGGCAATCGACGCGGTCGCGGCCGCGCTCGCCGACGTGGACGCCGAGACCGTCGAGTGTGCCCCCGAACAGGTCGCAGGGACCGACTTCGCCGTCGTCGCCGGTGACGCCGACGACTCCCGCGCTCCCGACGACCGTCACCCTACGCGCTTCGCCGCGGCGAACCGCGCGGCCCGCGAGGGCGGGACGCCGTGGCTCGCGGTCGAACTCGGCGGCGTCGGCGGTCGCGCTCTCGACATCGACGCCGCGGTCTCGGGATTCGCGCCGGGGACCGCGTGCTGGCAGTGTCTCCGGACGCGCGTCGCCGCGAACGCAGACGAGAGCGAAGCGAGTTCCGGAACCGACCCCGACCCCGACCCCGACCCGGCCGTCGCGCGCTTCGCGGGCGCGCTCGCCGGGCGTGAGGCCGCCACCCTCCTGTCTGGCGGCGAGTCGCGGATTCTGGGCGGCGTCGTGGAAGTGCCCCACGCCGAGCGAAACCTGTTGCCCGTGCCCGGCTGTGAGGTCTGCGACGACGACTCCGACGTGAGTCTCCGTCTCTCGGCGTCACTCGACCGCGAGTACGCAGACACCGAACTGGAGGGCGCACTCTCGCGCGCCGAGCAGGCCATGGACGAGCGCGTCGGTCTCGTCTCGACAATCGGCGAGGCCGAGTCGTTCCCCGCGCCCTACTACCTCGCCCAACTCGCCGACACCTCGGGGTTCAGCGACGCACAGGCCGCAGAACAGGCCGCTGGCGTCGCCGACGACTGGAACGCCGCGCTGATGAAGGCGCTCGGCGAGGCGCTGGAACGCTACGCCGCGGGCGTCTACCGCGAGGAGGGCTTCCGGACGGCGCGCACGGGCGACCTCGACGCGGCCGATTCCGACGGAGACGGCTCCGACTCGGTGGTCGCGCCCACCCAATTCGTCCGGCCCGAGGAGTGGACCGGCACGGACGCTGACACCGAACTGTCGTGGGTCGAGGGCCGGAACCTCCACAGCGACGAGCAGGTCCACCTCCCGGCGGAGTTCGTCCACTTCCCGCCGCCCGAGGTCCGTCACAAGCCCTCCATCACGACCGGTCTCGGTCTCGGAAGTTCGACCGTCGAAGCCCTCCTCGCGGGCTGTTACGAGACCATCGAGCGCGACGCGACGATGCTCTCGTGGTACTCGACGTTCGACCCGCTGGAACTCGCGGTCGAGGACGAGCGGTTCGACGCGTTGCGGGCGCGCGCTCACGCGGAAGATTTGGAGGTCACGCCCTTGCTGGTCACGCAGGACGTGGACGTGCCGGTGGTTGCGGTCGCGGTCCACCGCGAGGGCGAGTGGCCCCGGTTCGCGGTCGGCTCCGACGCCGACCTCGACCCCGAGGAGGCCGCCACGTCCGCGCTCGCCGAGGCGCTCCAGAACTGGATGGAACTGCGTTCGATGGGCGAGGACGACGCCGCCGACGCCGACGGTGCCATCGGTCGGTACGCCGACTTCCCCGCGACCGCCCGCGAGTTCGTGGCGAGCGAGACCGCGATTCCCGCCGCGAGCGTCGGTCCGGCCGACCCGCCGACCGGGGAGGCGGAACTCGACGCGCTCCTCGAACGCCTCGCCGACGCCGACCTGTCGGCCTACGCCGCGCGCCTGACGACCCGCGACGTGGAGCGACTCGGATTCGAGGCGGTCCGGGTACTGGTCCCCGCGGCCCAACCGCTGTTCACCGGCGAAGCGTTCTTCGGCGAGCGGTCGCGCGAGGTGCCCCCGGAACTTGGCTTCGAGTTCCGGCCCGACCGCGACCTGCATCCGTACCCCTGAGCGTCGGGCGGACGGCGCTCCTCGCGGAAATCGTCCCGCGACAATCGTCCCGCGGAAATTGTCCCGCGGCAATCGACCCCGGAATCGCAACCCACTACAGGGGTCGCCGGACTACGGATTGGCGTGTACGCGCCGACTCGCCTCGCGGGCTACGTCGTCCTGTTGCTCACGCCGGTCGCGCTACTCGCCAGCGCGCTGTTCTCCGGCGGCGTCTCGGCTGCGGTCTTGGGTCTCGAAGGAGGAGTCGCCCTCGCTGGCGGGGTCGCCGCCGCGAGCGAACGGGAGCGCGCGCTCGAAGCGCCCGACGCCCACGACCTCGACGCCGGGGACCTCGCGGACGCGTTCGCGGTTCTCGCCGCGGCGGTCGTGACCTACGTCCTGAGCGTCCGGTTCGGTCTCGGCCCGGTCGTCGCCTCCGCGCTCGTCGGTCTCGTCGCGGGAGTCGGAACTCCTCGAATCGCAGTTCCGGCCTACTGCGGGTCGTTCGTCGGCATGGCCTCGCCCGCCCTCTTCCCGT is a window encoding:
- the tbsP gene encoding transcriptional regulator TbsP; translation: METESNLLDQEIAEILRTVIDEAPESMLVVNPSKNAIEELITVATEYEGDLPELRMLAESGTLKDVMEDFIVGSNAADLIDAGSLSLRTTDDVPSNSLLVTDEVVIALVTADDRVGGLTADDEEFVAEAYDSYSAQFEAADEFSLRTPPLSRVRDTLGEEISPDAQNDFDAVLSSMETARGDGDGLDEVTISLLVAAKNEALLYDISKWGEDVGIASKATFSRTKTKLEDMGLIGTEKVPIDVGRPRLRLKLANDELRNADTDQLASAAQSLLH
- a CDS encoding YcaO-like family protein; protein product: MNRPTVGLVGEGPAIDAVAAALADVDAETVECAPEQVAGTDFAVVAGDADDSRAPDDRHPTRFAAANRAAREGGTPWLAVELGGVGGRALDIDAAVSGFAPGTACWQCLRTRVAANADESEASSGTDPDPDPDPAVARFAGALAGREAATLLSGGESRILGGVVEVPHAERNLLPVPGCEVCDDDSDVSLRLSASLDREYADTELEGALSRAEQAMDERVGLVSTIGEAESFPAPYYLAQLADTSGFSDAQAAEQAAGVADDWNAALMKALGEALERYAAGVYREEGFRTARTGDLDAADSDGDGSDSVVAPTQFVRPEEWTGTDADTELSWVEGRNLHSDEQVHLPAEFVHFPPPEVRHKPSITTGLGLGSSTVEALLAGCYETIERDATMLSWYSTFDPLELAVEDERFDALRARAHAEDLEVTPLLVTQDVDVPVVAVAVHREGEWPRFAVGSDADLDPEEAATSALAEALQNWMELRSMGEDDAADADGAIGRYADFPATAREFVASETAIPAASVGPADPPTGEAELDALLERLADADLSAYAARLTTRDVERLGFEAVRVLVPAAQPLFTGEAFFGERSREVPPELGFEFRPDRDLHPYP